TTTCCTTTTCTTATGATGCTACGGTCTGGCGAGTACGCCCGTAGTATTTGCGTAAGCGTTCGTATCGTGAAGCCGCGTTCTGTTTGTATTCTTCTGTGCTTTCGTAATATTCCATCCATTCACGGTCTGGATCACGAAGAAGCACATTGTCTTTCGCTGTAAGACTGAACAGGTAGTCATACTTATCCAGCTCAGTAACAATCTCAGGTTTCTGTACTGGAGGAACATAAGATGGGGCATTGCTGCGCTGTGTTTGCGCCTTCTTCTTAGCTGATTCAATGCTGAGAACTTTTGTCTGTGAAAGTGGCGTAGCTGTGACCTTCTTCGGCTCAATTTTCTCATTTTGAATGGCAGCCATCCGGTCACGCTGCGCAGCAAGTGAATCTTCAAGAACCTGTCGTGCAATGCTTGATGCGTCACGCTCCTGATCTTTCTTCAGAGTAATTGCTTGCTGAAGTTCTTCACGGTGCTGATCCGTTCCAAGCAAGCTAGCAGCAGGATGAATTGCATTCTGACGCTGCGCCTTACAAATGAACTCGCTACCATCTTCACTGAACACTAAAATCGAGGAGCGATCGTGTAGGTCATACTTAATTTGAACTGCATGCGTTCTGCCGTGCATCAGGCCGTCGTAGTAGCGTTCACCAAGAAAGCGGATACCTTCTCGACGTATCTGACGCACTGCTTTTGCCATCATAAGGTGGCGCAATTTGCTTTCATCAACACCAGCACCTCGCCCTTGCATAAACACTTCTGCAGGAGTTTTCCCGTTCAGATGCCCACGCTGTGGTCGCTGGATATATTCATCTATCCACTGAGCCACTACGTAATGAGTTTCCTCAAGGGTCAAGGGGCGGCCTCCAGCAGCATCATATGCTTTGCGATGCAATGGCTCACCACGATTTAAACGTGCTGGCTTTGCAGCAATGCTATTGCCCACGTATGACGGCACCCACTGCTCTAGCTCGTGCAACGTTCCAAAAAATCGTTCGATTGTTTTTGACTGACCATGATACGGCCATGCGAAAATTGTGTGAATACCTAGGTCTTGAAACAACCCTGCTATTCCTGTCTGGCGGAAGTCTACCCCGTTAAAATACTTGGAGCGAAACGCCCTGCCGTTATCGAGGTAGGCAATAAGAGGGAACTTACCGAGCGTCATAACAGCACGCCGGAAGGCTGCGGCAATGCCCTGCGTATTTTCTGTGGGCATGATCTCCCAACCCATTGGGCAGTTAGACTTCATGTCATACCACATAATAAGTTCCATACGCTGCGGTTTGCCCGTCCAAGGATTAAGCGTTTCAAAGTTCAAAACGTGTCCATCAGCAACAAGGATGTCACCAACTTCAATCAGATTGTAGTCACGCTCAATGTAGAATGCGGCTTTATCATTCCACGCTTTCTTACCTTCACGCGTATAGACCCACGTTCCAAAATTTGTTTCTTTCCAAATAGAAAGGAAACGACGCATTGTGCGCTCTGCGGGGATTGGTAACTTCTGAGCAGTCATTGCAGAAGTTGCCATGCGAATGGCGGTACTAATAGTTGGGTGGTTAGGTTGAAGCACTGCATTAAGAAGTAACTTTGCATGCTCTTCTGTCATCTTTGCGCGCTGTTCATTTCCTGCGCCACGCCTATCTACCAAGGCGACAACCGTTCCATTCTTACGAAGCTCCAGCTTCCAGCGCTCAATGGATTTCCACGAAGTCTTTACGCCAAGAGTTTCCAATAAATGAGGCCATGCTCCACCCTTGTAAGCTTGAATAAAGGAATCACGTGCCACAGCTTTGCTGCCGAATCCAGCCTTACCAATCCATTCCGAATACAGCACAACAAGATCTGCACGGGCTAGCGCTTTCTTACGCTTTGCATCACTTACACCAGCAGTTGCTAACGTAGGCACTGTCAGCTGCGCAGCCTGTTGATCTGCCAGTCTAGCTTCAGCAGAGACAAGAGCTGTGCGGGTTGCTTCAGGCATAGTCGAAACCAGCCACTCATTGCCTCCGCCACGTCCAACACGAGGGCGTGCTTGCCATGATTCACGTTTAGCGCGGCGAAGAACAGTATCTTTGCTACATCCTAAACTGCTTATAAGCTCTTTCGCTGTATATGCTTCTTTCAACATAAGCGTCCTACGTATCGTTTTTTAAGCGGCGCAGGCCAGCCATGCCTGCGCCTAACGCATTATCCAGTGCCATCGACCATGCTCAACTGAACTTGCAAACTTATTATGTAATCACACTGCCTGTTTCATTTTCATTGAGTCCGGCAAACTTAAAACTTTTCGTGGGCATCCCAATTCAATCAGCGCGGCCAAAACCCTCTGACTATCGTCGTCCCCAACAATGGTTTTTCTAACCTGAACTGCTGACACACCAATTTCTTTTGCGACTGATGCCATCGTATGTCCCTGCCCATGTAAATATTCGCGTATTGCCCACGGCTTCCTATTCCTCCCTGCAATTGTGGCCATTACAACTGTGCCTCCAACTGTTTTTTACGCTTCTTTGCACTCCGCTCTGATAAGACCGCCTGTGCGTAGTCACGTAATTTTTTATCATCTTCACTCATTATCTCGCACCCTACAGCCTGTAGAATTGGCTGTAGGGGCGAGATGTCTCCGGTAGCCATGCAGAATGCTACGACCGCCAGAATTGGTGGGGGGTGTTCCCGCGCTGCTGGCTGCAACCATTTGTCCAGTGTGGCTCTCGAGACGCTCTTGGCGTTTCTGGTGCTCAACTGAAGACCAGCAGCGTGGGAGATTTCTGTCAGTTCATCGGCAAGCTGATCGCGTGATAAATTGGGCTGATCTTTCATGACGCGATTCATGTTAGCGCGCACCTGCGGAAGAATCCCCGCAAGCTTTGCTACCTGTTCATCTTGCGTCTCATATTGAAAGAGTTTTACCTGCTTTTCCATTTTACCGTCCAATCTAGCGATGTATTCCGTCCAAACTGACTTGTTGACCTCTTGTTGTGGGCAGGTTAAAAATTGAATTAAGAATTGAATTAATTTTTTAACCGCCCGTGCTTTCTTTATAAGCAAATATGCTTACTCAAATCAAGCATATTTGCTGCGAAAGTTAAACTTTATGCTTTTTTGTTTTTGTTTCAATAATATCAGCATAATAGCTTATCAATCGGGTGCGACACTTAATGCGACAGTTCAAGAAAGGAAGTAGCGCACCATGATTGGTGATAGAATAAAGACAGCTAGAGGGAGCGAGAGTCGTAAAAGCTTTGCTGAAAAGATTGGGGTACACCCTATGACATTGGGCAAGTATGAAAACGGCAAGGTTGTTCCCGGCGGCGAAGTCCTCGCAGAAATAACCAAATATACTAAATGTGAAGCATATTGGCTTTTGACTGGCGAAAGCGAAATGCATTCTCCTGCTAAAACTCAGCAGCCTGAGAACACCTCACAATGCCCGTCTTGCGCTGATCTGCAAGCCGAACTAGCTGAAGAGCGCACTGAACGTCGCATTCTTGCAAAAGAACTGCGCGAAATAAACGCGGAAAACAGGACAATTTTGAAAGAAAATGGGGAGCTGAAAGAGAAGATAGGCGAACTAAAAGGCGAGCTGAAAGCCCGCGCCGCTCCTAAAGATATAGCTATTTCAGATAGCCCAGCAGACGCCGCCAGCTCGCGCAAGCATGCATAAAAAAGAAAGCGGGAAGAGTGATACCACTCTTCCCGCTTTTCCTATAATCTAACACTACGCACATAAAATATATTGTCAATAATGGCAGTATGCTAGTTTATAATACTGCTACTCTGTTTTGCTTTGTCGAATATAATCTCGCGTTGGACGACAAAACACATTTTTTGCCGCCCAAAATTCTCATTTGGAAAGTCAAAGCACACCCCAAATCCCAACTTTTCTCATTTAGAGTTTCTCTTTGGAAAAATATTTTTCAAAAGGAACAAGCCCGCACCAGTCCTATATTCAGCCCATATCAGTACTAGGTTATCTAGACTATCCGGTATTTCTCAAGTCGGGTGTCCCCCTACAATCACGTTAAAGCATGTTTTCAGCTGTTTCATATAATACCAATAACAACAATTCGTTGTCCTTCTATATATAAGGATACACAACGCTACAAAGACCCTTCACGAGTTCGGTGCTATTTGAAAAAAAAGGGCAGCCCGTTAAGTCGTTAAGTCGTTAAGTCGTTAAGTCGTTAAGTCGTTAAGTCGTTAAGTCGTTAAGTCGTTAAGTCGTTAAGTCGTTAAGTCGTTAAGTCGTTAAGTAAAAAAAATCCCCTGTACATAATTTGTACAGAGGATTTTTTATATTTTTTCTTTCGCAGCAGGCTAGAACAAAAACCAACCGACAGTATCACGAATCGTCATCAGGCAATGCCGCGCGCCTTATTAAAGTATTTCTCACGCACCTTATCAAAAACAATCACTGTACGGAAGCACGACACGATAATGGCGAATATTGAGAATCCTAGAATTAGCTGCTTCTGAATATCCCATTTCTCTTTAAACAAAAGCCCCGTTGCCCATTCCATACCCGACTGTTGTCCGTAGAACATGGACAAAGGCAGTGCGACAACAACAATGCACATAAAGGCAACCTCTACCCAGAAGAAGGTACGAGCCATAATGAGCATGAACAGCGTAGAATCTCGAACAACCTTTAAAAACTTTAATCGGTTTTCGAGCTTTTCCAAACGTTTTTCCTCTGTCTCTGCGACAGTCTGCGCCTTCTTAAAAATGTCTGCGACCTGAAAATGAGTCTTTAATGCCCATTTAATATTCGCAGCACACACATTGTAATTTTTATTAAACTCAACGAGTGCCCGTGGGAACGGAAACCATGCCGCCTCTTCCCGAATATAACTCAACCGTTCTCTCTGGTTCTGAAATTTCTTTTTCAGCTCGCCTGCTTCTTTCGTGACATATCTGTCCAAATCCTTAGAAAGATCATGACAACCATGGAGAATGAGCATGAAAGACACATAGTTTTTAATATCGCTTGCTGCTGTCATTCGTTCAATCCGCTTCATACTTTTTACAAAAAACGGATTTCCCTCGTCAAACCACTCATGAACTTCTTTTTTCAGTCCTTCCAGCTTTTCCACAGCCTTTTCCACCTGACTTTCAGCCTCCATCCAAGGGCCATAGAGAGCTGACAAAACCTGAATATGCCCACGCTCCATTTCTGGATCGATAAGCACCCTATTAAAGTAGTGAGGTGTTTTTTCGACTAATAAAATAAGTGAAGACATTGCCTGTTCAGCAAAACCAATTTTAACCTGACATACGGACTTACGATACTGGGCATCCTGCATTGTTGGACACATGCGCAACACTCGGCTGTACAATTCAGAAGCCTGTTGGAACTGGGATGTAAATTCGAGCAATCGTGCTTGTAAAAATACGCAGTATGCTTGTTTTACCATCGGTCCAGAAAGAATTTCTGCTTCTTTCCACATCATCATGGCTTTGTGATAGTCACCCCGCTCCATTGAAACAAAACCGGCAAGCATCCGAGGCATTGGATCCCGCGGTGCACGGATTCCCAAGTTTGAAAGTTCCTTGTCCGCTACAATCAAATCCCCTGACAGCACATAAGCTAGTGCACTCCAGACAGGATTATCGTCACGCGGAACGACATCATTCAAACCTTTCGCAAAATCTTTGCCACGGCAAACCCACATGTGCTGCATCATGCGCAGCTGCGAGATCTGGTTCACGCCATAAACAGCATTCAACAAAACACCATCATGTTCTTTTGAAGCCTGAATATTTGTAAGTGCGGCATCATCCTTAGTGCAGAGCTTTTGCTCAATCGTTTCGAACGCTTTGTTGAACTCGTCAAAATTTAATTTTGAAAGTTCATGCCACACTTTTGGTACAAGCTTAGTTAAAGAGCGTGTAGGGCATTGATGAGATGGATGCGTGCGCATGCCACAATAAAAACAATGGTCATGACTGCCTGCAATAAGATGCTTAGAAATTTGCACTGGCAACATGCCGCTTTCTACTGAATGATCTACGGTGAGTGTGACCTTACACCAGTCATCAACGCTGCTTGCATCTAGCGAAAAGTTAACATCATGCACTTCAAAAGAGCGTCCGAGCAAGTAGCCGGAACGGAAGCTCATGTGTGGAAAATCTGGAACAAGCTGGTTCCAATCCAACGCCATTTTTTTCGGGAGATCGGGGTTAAAGTTCAACCCGCGCTTGTTTGTCACAGCAACAACAGCAGGCCAATAGGCTTCCCGCTTAGTTGCTTTTAGATTATCCACGTGCATCAAATGCTCGCGAGTCCATTGGCGAAGCATATGCAAGTTTTCCACTTGGAAAACTAAGTAACTATCCTGAACAAGAAATTTAATTTTCAACCGCTCAAAAAGATTTTTCATTTCCATGGCATAGGCACGCCAGCCTTCAAGAAAATTCTTTTCCATGGTGTTACCAAGCGGCTTAATAACACCATACCACCCTAAGGAAGACTGATACGGGAGCCGCGGGTCAACCATCAGCGATGCCCATTCCACCGGAGCCAACCCAGAACGGGTACCTTCCGGCTTAAATGTCAGCCCCGGAAGCCCCCTTCCATCGTTACGGCATTTAGGATGCACTAAAATCTGGCAACTATCGGAAACAATAACAGACTGCGCCATTAACGACGGTTCAACAGAAAACGTAATTTCACGTTTCGGGCTGAACAATAGCTTCGCCGGAATTAGCTGAGCATAGAGTTGCAAAGCATTAAACTTAGCCCAAACACTTAATCTGGCTGCTGCCAAAAAAACATCAGAACTAAAAAAGAACCATAATGCTTGATCTCTATCAACTTCTACCTGCAATCCACCATAGTCCTGCAATGTTTGCACTACTGCCGGATTAAGTTCACCATTCCAGCTAATCCACATGCCATAGCCAGTGGCTACCATGCGGGATTCCTGGAACATAGGAAGTTTGTTGAGCAAGTTCGATAAATGAGGCATATCTACCTTTCACCATTACTTTTGGGAGGACTTATGGACATTACCAGAACTCTGGCTGAACTGAAAAAAGACCCGGGTTTTGCCGAAAATGTCGGCATGACACTTATTCATAACGGTACAGTACGCGGTTGGTCTCGCAAAGACCGACGAGAAGTTAAAGCGATTCGTGTTCGTCATGATTACGATAAAATCGAAAGCATTCGTAAAGAGCTTGAACAAAACGAAGGCATTTACCGCATTATTACCGAAGCGTACGAAGGTGACTTCACGCCCGGTGACGATGTAATGTACCTTATTGTTGCAGGTGACATTCGCGAAAACGTAAAAGCAACTCTTGCTGAACTCCTCGATAGAATCAAGTCCGAAGCAGTTACCAAAGAAGAAATTTTTGCCTAAGTAATAATCGGCATTTTTCTGTTTTTCACTAGTTCCGGACAAACTACGTTCAAGAAAATGACACTTTTTGCCGGATACACTGTTTAATAGATAAATTTGCAAGATTTATTCCAATAAAAAAGAGCCTGCACACTCAATGCAGACTCTTTTTTATTGGAATCCTATTTCCGATCACAGGCTCGTCCTGATTGCGGACAATGAATGTTTAAAACACTCTTCAGCACAATCTCCAGATCTACTGGGTCCATTGATTCAAACTGTCGTAAATCCATAAATTTTCTTTGAAGACAAAAGACATCCAGCATACAGCGTAACGCTAACGGGTCACTCGGCAACAATCCGCTACCTTCAACAGTTTCTGCATAACTCCGCAGCAACACGCCGCCTGCATTTCTGCGCCATACTTCGCCCCATATTTCAAGCTTATCCTTATCTTCAGAACGGATAAATGAAGCATTATATAAAACAGTTAGCGCGGTGTATTGAAGAGAATCAAGCACATCAACCACATCACGTAACGAACTATCTTTGAGCCTGCGAGCTGTAAATGAACGATGCTTCTGTCCTTCAAAGTTGACGAACAGAAAATCTTTACCGGTGTAAAAGACTCTTCGAAGATACAAATTGCCATGTAATCTAATTTTATGGCAATCGTACGAATATTCAAGAAATTGCTTTGCATCTTCAAGCATCATTTTTTTGCGTTCAAGTAACATATCTACATGCGGAATCACGCTGCTATCCAGCTTTCCTCTCTTCCGCTTAAGTTTTTCCATTGTGCGCTTCAGCACACTTTGCACGCTTTGATAGACGGAACGCGTATACAATTTAGAATATGCTTCAGGAGCAAAATCTTTATTTGCTTCACGTCGGCATAACGTCAGATGCATTTCACCAAGGCGTTTACCCAGTAGTGTGAACACAGTAACATCCGCTTCTGTCAGGACCTCTGCGCTATTTAACTCAGGGCGCTCGAAAGCTATTTCGAACACATCACCATCAAGCTCTTCCGGTGCTTTCTCAATGGCACTATCTATAGCAAGTCTGCCTTCATAGAATCGTGTAATGCTATCCACCACCATTTGGCGTAAATCAGACTCAGAATGCGTGTACTGACTATAAACACCTACATAGTGCTCATCTCCACGTTCACAAACATACTTCACTGCACCAAAATAACGAGGAACATTCGGGAATCCGCAGGTTACAGATAAGTATTCCAGCATCTCTGCATCCGGGTTAATACCGTCGCTCAATCTACGATACATGCGGAAAAATAGATCATCACCACAAACAACGGCACTGGATTCCGGATAATCTTTCCACCAGCCAAAGCAATCACGGAAGACCGGAAGTCTCCGTCTATCCTGAATTACAGAAAAAACACCATTCCTACCGGAAATAGTTTTCAACTGCTTATATAAATTGATAAACGACTCACAACTCCGCCCTTCAATAAATCCTTCTACCAACGCAGCGGAATCTGCGCCCTCATTCAGTGTACAAATAAGCTCAGGAGTTCGTGCTGTAATAATATCTGTTGCCGTCACCCCCTCTACCCTACTGACAAACAACGTGTACAATTCAGAAGGTTGTTGCATAAACTGCACAGACACAACAAGAAGCCATGACTGCTGTGTTTCTTTACCAAACGGCATTGCTTCCCGAATAGAAATGTCCCGCAGGATAGTATTCGTCGTCAAAAGCTTATTGCGACGTATGAAGTATGCCGGAAGCACACTCTCCAGCCCGCTTCTAAACTCTTTATCAAACATATTCACAGTTGACGCCGTAATATCCGGAACCACTTCGGAGCGCGCCACTTCTTCTGCTACATTACGATGCAACGTGAACATGAAATAGCCGTGAGGATTAAGCGTCAAATCGTACATAGCAGTTCGAACCATAGGAAACTTGGTATGCGACATAAGCTCAATTGGTTCGCACCCTTCATAGCCCACAAGGTCAAGTGAAGCAGCTTGCGGGAAACGGGAAAGATTACAGACAATTAAAATATTTTCTTCACCATAGGTACGAATAAAAGCCAACACCCTATGGTTATCCGGCATAAGAAAAGACACATCACCCCGCGCAAAAGCAGAATATTTTTTACGCATGGCAATCATACCCTTCAGCCACCAGAACAACGACGACTTGTTTCCCTGCGCTGTCTCCACATTCACAGCTTCATAGTGGTATTCAGGATCAATAATCACCGGCAGGAATAAACTCTGTGGATTGGATCGAGAAAAACCGGCATTTCTATCTGCACTCCACTGCATAGGCGTACGAACCCCGTCACGGTCACCGAGGTAATAGTTATCGCCCATAGAAATTTCATCACCGTAGTACAACACCGGAGTTCCGGGCATGGAAAACAACAGCACATTCATTAGCTCAATCTTGCGTCTATCGTTGCCAAGCAAAGGAGCAAGCCTGCGTCTGATCCCTAAATTGATTCGACTCTTAGGATCACGTGCGTACATTCGATACATGTAATCCCGTTCTTCATCCGTCACCATTTCAAGCGTCAGCTCGTCATGATTTCGTAAAAAAATTGCCCACTGTGCATTCTCTGGAATTTCTGGAGTTTGTTCCAAGATATCAATAATCGGGTATCTGTCTTCCATCTCAAGTGCCATAAACATGCGCGGCATTAAAGGGAAATGGAATGACATATGACAAGCATCACCATCACCAAAATATTCAGCAGCATCTTCCGGCCACTGGTTTGCCTCTGCAAGCAACATCCGGTCTTTATATCGTACCTCTAATCGGGCACGCAGCTTTTTCAAAAAGGTAAAAGTCTTTGGTAGATTCTCGCAGTTCGTCCCCTCTTCTTCATACAGATACGGCACAGCATCCAGCCGTACACCATCCACACCAAGTTTGAACCAAAAATCAAACACCTTGAAAACGGCCTTATGCACCTGAGGATTTTCATAATTCAAATCAGGCTGATGATGGTAAAAACGGTGCCAATAGTAGGCATTGGCAAGCGGGTCCCAGCTCCAGTTGGAAGGTTCAAAGTCTTTAAAAATGATGCGGGCATCCTCATACTTTTCCGGCGACTCGTTCCACACATAAAAATCTCTATGTGAAGATCCGGCAGGCGCAAGCCGT
The Halodesulfovibrio sp. MK-HDV genome window above contains:
- a CDS encoding molybdenum cofactor biosynthesis protein MoaE; translation: MDITRTLAELKKDPGFAENVGMTLIHNGTVRGWSRKDRREVKAIRVRHDYDKIESIRKELEQNEGIYRIITEAYEGDFTPGDDVMYLIVAGDIRENVKATLAELLDRIKSEAVTKEEIFA
- a CDS encoding M48 family metallopeptidase, translating into MPHLSNLLNKLPMFQESRMVATGYGMWISWNGELNPAVVQTLQDYGGLQVEVDRDQALWFFFSSDVFLAAARLSVWAKFNALQLYAQLIPAKLLFSPKREITFSVEPSLMAQSVIVSDSCQILVHPKCRNDGRGLPGLTFKPEGTRSGLAPVEWASLMVDPRLPYQSSLGWYGVIKPLGNTMEKNFLEGWRAYAMEMKNLFERLKIKFLVQDSYLVFQVENLHMLRQWTREHLMHVDNLKATKREAYWPAVVAVTNKRGLNFNPDLPKKMALDWNQLVPDFPHMSFRSGYLLGRSFEVHDVNFSLDASSVDDWCKVTLTVDHSVESGMLPVQISKHLIAGSHDHCFYCGMRTHPSHQCPTRSLTKLVPKVWHELSKLNFDEFNKAFETIEQKLCTKDDAALTNIQASKEHDGVLLNAVYGVNQISQLRMMQHMWVCRGKDFAKGLNDVVPRDDNPVWSALAYVLSGDLIVADKELSNLGIRAPRDPMPRMLAGFVSMERGDYHKAMMMWKEAEILSGPMVKQAYCVFLQARLLEFTSQFQQASELYSRVLRMCPTMQDAQYRKSVCQVKIGFAEQAMSSLILLVEKTPHYFNRVLIDPEMERGHIQVLSALYGPWMEAESQVEKAVEKLEGLKKEVHEWFDEGNPFFVKSMKRIERMTAASDIKNYVSFMLILHGCHDLSKDLDRYVTKEAGELKKKFQNQRERLSYIREEAAWFPFPRALVEFNKNYNVCAANIKWALKTHFQVADIFKKAQTVAETEEKRLEKLENRLKFLKVVRDSTLFMLIMARTFFWVEVAFMCIVVVALPLSMFYGQQSGMEWATGLLFKEKWDIQKQLILGFSIFAIIVSCFRTVIVFDKVREKYFNKARGIA
- a CDS encoding helix-turn-helix domain-containing protein, producing MIGDRIKTARGSESRKSFAEKIGVHPMTLGKYENGKVVPGGEVLAEITKYTKCEAYWLLTGESEMHSPAKTQQPENTSQCPSCADLQAELAEERTERRILAKELREINAENRTILKENGELKEKIGELKGELKARAAPKDIAISDSPADAASSRKHA
- a CDS encoding Mu transposase C-terminal domain-containing protein, encoding MLKEAYTAKELISSLGCSKDTVLRRAKRESWQARPRVGRGGGNEWLVSTMPEATRTALVSAEARLADQQAAQLTVPTLATAGVSDAKRKKALARADLVVLYSEWIGKAGFGSKAVARDSFIQAYKGGAWPHLLETLGVKTSWKSIERWKLELRKNGTVVALVDRRGAGNEQRAKMTEEHAKLLLNAVLQPNHPTISTAIRMATSAMTAQKLPIPAERTMRRFLSIWKETNFGTWVYTREGKKAWNDKAAFYIERDYNLIEVGDILVADGHVLNFETLNPWTGKPQRMELIMWYDMKSNCPMGWEIMPTENTQGIAAAFRRAVMTLGKFPLIAYLDNGRAFRSKYFNGVDFRQTGIAGLFQDLGIHTIFAWPYHGQSKTIERFFGTLHELEQWVPSYVGNSIAAKPARLNRGEPLHRKAYDAAGGRPLTLEETHYVVAQWIDEYIQRPQRGHLNGKTPAEVFMQGRGAGVDESKLRHLMMAKAVRQIRREGIRFLGERYYDGLMHGRTHAVQIKYDLHDRSSILVFSEDGSEFICKAQRQNAIHPAASLLGTDQHREELQQAITLKKDQERDASSIARQVLEDSLAAQRDRMAAIQNEKIEPKKVTATPLSQTKVLSIESAKKKAQTQRSNAPSYVPPVQKPEIVTELDKYDYLFSLTAKDNVLLRDPDREWMEYYESTEEYKQNAASRYERLRKYYGRTRQTVAS
- the treS gene encoding maltose alpha-D-glucosyltransferase; its protein translation is MPKKTDSGSDTATWYKDAIIYELHIKSFYDSTGSGKGDILGVIEKLDYLQDLGVTAVWLLPFFPSPLRDDGYDIQDYMNVNPDYGTIQDVKKLIREAHKRGLRIIIELVLNHTSDQHEWFKRARLAPAGSSHRDFYVWNESPEKYEDARIIFKDFEPSNWSWDPLANAYYWHRFYHHQPDLNYENPQVHKAVFKVFDFWFKLGVDGVRLDAVPYLYEEEGTNCENLPKTFTFLKKLRARLEVRYKDRMLLAEANQWPEDAAEYFGDGDACHMSFHFPLMPRMFMALEMEDRYPIIDILEQTPEIPENAQWAIFLRNHDELTLEMVTDEERDYMYRMYARDPKSRINLGIRRRLAPLLGNDRRKIELMNVLLFSMPGTPVLYYGDEISMGDNYYLGDRDGVRTPMQWSADRNAGFSRSNPQSLFLPVIIDPEYHYEAVNVETAQGNKSSLFWWLKGMIAMRKKYSAFARGDVSFLMPDNHRVLAFIRTYGEENILIVCNLSRFPQAASLDLVGYEGCEPIELMSHTKFPMVRTAMYDLTLNPHGYFMFTLHRNVAEEVARSEVVPDITASTVNMFDKEFRSGLESVLPAYFIRRNKLLTTNTILRDISIREAMPFGKETQQSWLLVVSVQFMQQPSELYTLFVSRVEGVTATDIITARTPELICTLNEGADSAALVEGFIEGRSCESFINLYKQLKTISGRNGVFSVIQDRRRLPVFRDCFGWWKDYPESSAVVCGDDLFFRMYRRLSDGINPDAEMLEYLSVTCGFPNVPRYFGAVKYVCERGDEHYVGVYSQYTHSESDLRQMVVDSITRFYEGRLAIDSAIEKAPEELDGDVFEIAFERPELNSAEVLTEADVTVFTLLGKRLGEMHLTLCRREANKDFAPEAYSKLYTRSVYQSVQSVLKRTMEKLKRKRGKLDSSVIPHVDMLLERKKMMLEDAKQFLEYSYDCHKIRLHGNLYLRRVFYTGKDFLFVNFEGQKHRSFTARRLKDSSLRDVVDVLDSLQYTALTVLYNASFIRSEDKDKLEIWGEVWRRNAGGVLLRSYAETVEGSGLLPSDPLALRCMLDVFCLQRKFMDLRQFESMDPVDLEIVLKSVLNIHCPQSGRACDRK